A section of the Leptospira kobayashii genome encodes:
- a CDS encoding LBF_1011 family protein encodes MSRNIETQLPWPEIRLHFTKQTEEKPSSSTETNEPTAVSTLAPVPLDAFWKSLRSSFQGKYNRYINYIQYLSTDFSGGFKVCSFLTQNRTENTFHFPFSPPGPPISLEMRNMIWLVCKRKEWEEVEREDWELLGISFLLTGDITDFKAWVEMTKKEFGLSEDCKRFLTLLGWEEHEPEEDDSILQSLIWYSRGNYESVNYKLIANSVLKEGYWQLSGVLLDSIAKLAWKGEDTLKFLQFLSGFYPEWKDWEKTKFKSIVLGKVPAFVLVRYAKKLLSKNEFSFYLDDIKKIFRGDWEEEEIEFGYNVGFPFDPFLVTLLRFDKEGDRFEKAIQTEISQFPYSYFSNLQVALIRYRKGDFDSFLDFYEKGGRLRFLPIPLYLYARALQRKGEIELAGSILSTLEEMGKTPVFPDEMSDI; translated from the coding sequence ATGAGCCGAAACATCGAAACACAATTACCTTGGCCTGAAATCCGACTTCATTTTACAAAGCAGACGGAAGAAAAACCATCCTCTTCCACGGAAACAAACGAGCCGACAGCCGTTTCCACCCTTGCTCCGGTTCCATTGGATGCCTTCTGGAAGAGTTTACGCTCTTCTTTCCAAGGTAAATACAATCGTTATATTAACTACATACAATATTTATCGACCGATTTTTCGGGAGGTTTTAAAGTTTGTTCCTTTCTGACTCAAAATCGTACAGAGAATACATTTCACTTCCCGTTTTCTCCTCCAGGCCCTCCGATTTCTCTGGAAATGCGAAATATGATCTGGCTCGTTTGCAAAAGAAAAGAGTGGGAGGAAGTGGAAAGGGAAGATTGGGAACTACTTGGGATTAGTTTTCTTTTGACAGGAGACATTACCGATTTCAAAGCCTGGGTGGAAATGACCAAAAAGGAATTCGGGCTGTCTGAAGATTGTAAACGTTTTTTGACTCTTCTCGGTTGGGAAGAACACGAACCCGAAGAAGACGATTCCATTTTACAATCACTGATTTGGTATTCCCGGGGCAATTACGAATCGGTTAATTACAAGCTGATCGCAAATTCGGTTTTAAAAGAAGGATATTGGCAACTATCAGGTGTTTTGCTGGATTCGATAGCGAAACTTGCCTGGAAGGGAGAGGATACTCTCAAATTTCTTCAGTTTTTATCCGGGTTTTATCCGGAGTGGAAGGATTGGGAAAAAACAAAATTCAAATCAATCGTTCTCGGAAAAGTCCCCGCATTCGTTTTGGTTCGTTATGCGAAGAAATTACTTTCGAAAAACGAATTTTCTTTTTATTTGGATGATATAAAGAAAATATTTCGGGGAGACTGGGAAGAGGAAGAAATCGAATTCGGATACAATGTCGGTTTTCCTTTCGATCCGTTTCTCGTAACTCTTCTTCGTTTTGATAAAGAAGGGGACCGTTTTGAAAAAGCGATTCAAACGGAAATTTCCCAATTTCCTTATTCATATTTTTCCAATTTGCAAGTGGCACTCATCCGGTATCGAAAAGGAGATTTTGATTCCTTTTTGGATTTTTACGAGAAAGGGGGACGACTTCGTTTTTTACCCATTCCTCTTTATTTATATGCCAGAGCCTTACAGAGAAAAGGGGAAATCGAACTTGCAGGTTCCATTCTTTCCACATTGGAAGAAATGGGAAAAACCCCCGTATTTCCTGATGAAATGAGTGATATCTAA